The DNA window ATACTTTGAATTTAAATCAGCTATATTGCTTCAAAATATTGGCACGGTATGAACACCTTACAAAAGCAGCAGAAGAGCTCAATTATTCTGTTCCAGCGTTAAGTGTTATTATATCCAGACTTGAATGTGAGTTAGGCGTTAAATTATTTAATCGTGTTGGCAGGAATATAAAACTCAACGAACGTGGATTATTATTCTTACAATATGTCGATCAATCCCTCAATGCATTAGACGAAGGGATCAAACGGCTTTCTGAAACGCAGGAAAATGCAAACGAAGTTATTCGTATTGGAACATTTTCTCATCAATATTGGCTTGGTTTTTTAAACACCTTTTTAGCTACCAATCAAAACGTATTTATTTCACGAATCAAACTTACTCTTCCCAGCCTTGCAAATGAGACTAATATAGATCAATATGATTTTATTATTTCGCCAGAAAGCGATTTCCATCACGCAAATTGGAATAGTTCAATATTAATACATAATGAATCTCCAGTGGTAGTCCTTAGCCCGCAAATCCAGCTACACACAAAACAAGTATCACTAAAAGATTTAACAAATGAAAAAATAATTGTGCTTTCAAAACAGGAATCCTTACGCAAATACTTCGATGAACTTTGCAAACGTAATAATGTATCATTTAAAAATATAATTGAAAGCGATATTTTTTTCCGCCGAGAACTAATGTACGGTGCAGATAACTATATTGCTTTTACTACTGATTTAGCATTATCAATGGGTTTTTTAGCAGATTTGAGATCAGTACCGGTCGAGACTGATATGCCAAAAAGAAAAATTGCTATTTATTGGCGAAAGGATCGCTACTTAACAAAAAATATGCAGAGCCTATTGGATTCAATTCAAGAGTATTCAAGGATTTTTGAAAAGACGCATCTTAACAATCAATCTTCACAAACTGAAAACGAGGATAATTCTTTTGATTGAAGACGGTGATTTGCTCGTGAAACGTGCAGGTTATCGTTGAGGGCGGTGAAAGGTTCGCGGAGTGTACTTTTCATCGTTACGTTGTTGCATTAAGGGCGTTTTCCGGCGCTGTTCTCTTTTATCTGCTCCCTTTTCCGTCTTCTAAGATGTTTGAGAAAAGGCATCTTTTTCTCCGAAACCATAAATTAAAATATCAATTTCAACCAGTAATGGCACAAAGAACGTCAGCAAACCTGCAAGGTTGCTGGCGTTCTTCAGATTGCTCGAAAATAATTGTATTTCAAGGCCTTCCGGCAAAAAAAATTCCATACAGGTATTCAATCTGTTCATATGAGCGCTTTTAAGGATAATTTTATAAGGGATGACGAGTTCCCAAGAATCCATGGAGAGAGATAATTCGTTTCCATAAAGTTAATAAAGTGATTAATTGTTACGTTATTTGAAAAGATACTGTTAACAAAGCTGAGATTGATCATAAGTTTGATTTTGCTATACTTTAAACAACGTAGCGCTTCGTAAAAATGAAAAAAACGGGAGGGTAAGAAAACATGTTCACAGCAATTGCAGGGGTAATTGGCATTCCTTATTTTACTTTAATCGTTGTATTAATAACATTGATTATTTTTGCCAGAGATAAATGGCCGGCAGGTCTGGTTGCAATGGGGTCGGCCATCGTATTGGGCGTATTTGGATGTGTTGCAACGGATAAGGTCTTTTCCGGTTGGTCAAGTAATTTGACTTTAATGATTATGGGAATGATGATTGTTGGTAACGCTTTATTTAAAACCGGCGCAGTGCTGCTGGTTGGCAAGTCGATTATGAAAGCAAAATTTGCAAGCAATGAGAGAGTCGTAATGGTTATTATCATGATTGCCTCTGGACTCTTAAGCGCTTTTCTTTCTAATACTGCTGTTGTCGCAACGTTCATTCCGCTAATTGGAGCTATGGTAGCGGCTTCAAACGGCAAGTTGAAAAACAAAAACTTATTGATGCCTCTGGGATTAGCTACAGCGATTGGCGGTGCACTTACTCTGGTAGGCTCCACGGCACAGCCGATGGCTAACTCAATATTGGAACAGCAGGGTCTGCCGTTGTTTGGTATGTTTGACTTTGTACCCGTTGTCCTTCCTATGTTTATTTGCCTGATTGTTTATTTTGCAACGGTTGGATATAACATGATGAATAAACATTTAGATTTCGAGGACACGGTTGCTGCGGTAGATGTAAGTACCATTGAAAATGTAAAAACCACTTGGAAGACCTGGTTTTCTGTTGGCATCCTGGTATTTTGTGTAGCAGGTTTCGTAGCAGGTTGGGGGAAGACCGGTATTATTGCTCTGATTGGCGCGGCTGCCGCTATGCTTACCGGGTGCGTGTCTTTTAAAGAAGCAGTCAAAGAAGCAGTGGACTGGAATACAATTTTTGTTATGGCTTTCGCACAGACCATTGCAGCTGCGATGAATGATTCTGGCGCAGGTAAGATGGTGGCGGAAACAGCAGTTAATTTAGTTGGCACCAATCTGCTGGCACAGACCGCTGCATGCGTAATCGTAATTACCGTATTAACAAATATTATGTCCAATACTGCAACTGCGGCAATGATGACGCCTATCTATATTGCGATTGCCGCGCAAATGGGAGTAAACCCGTATACATTTGTAATGGCAGTTGCAGTTGCTGCAAACCTGACAGCGGCTACGCCTATCGGCGGAACCGCAATCACTATGACGTTACCAGCCGGTTACCGCTTTAAAGATTTTCTTAGAATCGGCACTCCAATTAACATAATGTGGGCGGTTCTGGCAATCGTACTGATTCCAATCGTATACAGTTTTGAATTCGTGGGATAGAGGTACATTAAATGAGTATAAGTGGAAAAATATTTGATATACAAAGATATTCATTGCATGACGGACCTGGCATACGGACATTGATTTTTATGAAAGGATGTCCGCTGCGGTGCCGCTGGTGTTGCAATCCGGAAGGATTGCAACACCAGGACGATATTCTCTATGATTTGACACGATGTATTGGGTGCGGAAAATGCCTGGATGTATGTCAATTTGACGCGGTTCATCTTAGTCAGGAGGAGGGATTCACGATCGACCGCGCGAAGTGTACGCATTGCGGAGAGTGTGCAAAAGCGTGTCCCTCCGGCGCCAAAACAGTTGCAGGACGTGAAATCACAGTACAGGAAGCGCTGGATATCGTCAGACGTGATAAACCTTTTTATAAATCATCCAACGGTGGGGTGACACTGGGGGGAGGTGAAATATTAGAACAACCTGAATTTGTGTATGAAGTCCTGAAGGCATGTAAAGAGGATGGAATCAACACCGCAATAGAAACCAGCGGATATGGACAGTGGGCCCATCTTGAAAGAATTTTAACAGTTACCGATACTGCGTTTGTGGATTTGAAAACAGTTAATCCCGCGTTACATTTGACAACTACAGGAGTGAGCAATACCCGGATACTGGAAAATCTGCAGAAAGTAAATGATTTTATGGGAAAGGAAGAAAATCGGAAGAAGGTATTTACTGTCCGTATACCGGTTATTCCGGGCATGAATGATACGACAAAAGATGCGATGGAGGCAGGTTGTTTCCTGAAGAAACTGCAGAATTGTACCGGCGTTGAAGTGTTGCCCTTTCATAACTATGGCGAGATAAAATACAAAAAGCTGGGAATGAACTATGAATTTGCGGACTACCCGAACAGTACGGTTGAAATGCTGATTACCTATCAACACGTGCTTAAGGAAAGCGGAAGAGATGTTGTTGTAAAGAAAATGTAATTGCAAAGGAGGTTTAATAATGTATTACGAGGCGACAGATAGAGTAAAAAGATTAAGGCAAAGATTCATGACTTACAAACCTAATGTAGATATTGAGCGCGCTTTGATTTATACAAGAGTTTTTAAAGAATCTGATACGGTAAAGGATGATCCGCGTATTATTGCTTTGGCAAAAGCATATTCCATTTTTTTAAATGAGCGGTCAATTTATATCGAGGAGGATCAGCTGTTTGCTGGTTCATTTGGGCGTAAGCCGCGCGCGTTTCCCATTTATCCGGAAACACTGGGGGATTCTCTCATTGGGGAATATCGAAAACTGACGACCAGGGAAATCGATCGATTTGAATACCCTGAAGAGGACAGGCTGGTGTTAGAAGAGAAACTACATAAATGGCATGGTACAGGAATGTATAGTTATGTTTTTGATGATATGCCTATGTATGCGAAAAAGCTGTTCCTGAAGGATCCGGAAAACACCGTTTCCGGAGGCACAAATATTTTTTCTTTAGATGTACCGCTCAACGGTCCTGCCGGACATATAACCCCGGATTACCAGACTGTGTTGGCGATAGGTTTCCAGGGAATCAAAGCAAATGCAGAAAAAAGGCTTGAGCTTGCCGAGGCCCAGCATGATCAGGAAGGAATTAATTTCCTGAAAGCAGTGATTATTTGTGCAGATGCAATTACAAATTTTGCGCACAGATATGCAAATCTGGCAAGAAAAAAAGCGGAAACAGAGAGCGACAGTAGAAGGAAACAGGAGCTTCTTACAATTGCAGAAGCGTGTGATCGTGTCCCAGGCTTACCGCCGCGAACATTTCAGGAATGTCTGCAGGCAGTCTGGTTCACTTTTATTGGCATTCAGATGGAAGCATATGAAAGATGTTTTGGCTGTGGGCGTTTGGACCAGTATGCATATCCGTATCTGAAGGCAGATTTGGAGACGGGACGGATTACTGAGGAGCAGGCCCAGGAGCTGGTCGACTGCCTGTGGATGAAATTCCCGGAGACAAATTATATTAATACAGATTATCATTCGCAAATTGCATCGGGATTCCCTTCTCAGCAGCAGATCATGGTTGGAGGGCAGACCCCTGACGGTAAGGATGCGAGCAACAAGCTTAGTTATATGTGTTTGCAGGCTTCAATGAACACATTGCTTCACCAACCTTCCATTTCATTCCGTTATTTTGAAGGAACCCCGGATTCCCTGGTAGAGCAAGCCTGTCGGCTGGCCAGAAAAGGTGCGGGACATCCCTCGTTCTTTAATGACGGAAGATGCGTTTCCGCTTTGGTGTACAAGGGTATTTCCCTGGAAGACGCCAGGGACTATTCCTCTGTGGGCTGCGCGGGTATTCAGCCGACGCGTAAAGACAAAGGCACGCACAACGCCGGATATCTTAATGTTGCATCTGCATTAGAATTAGCCTTGCACGACGGTTACTGGAAAAAAGGAAATAAACAGGTCAGTATCCATACCGGTGATGCCTCTCAGTTTAAGAGTTTTCAGGAAGTTCTGGATGCATTTGAAAAGCAGCTTTCTTATTTGATAAAGGTTTATTCCGAGGAGATTGTAAAAGTAGAAAAAGCGCACAGGGATGTTTGCCCAACGCCGTTTATTTCCAGTTTTATTCAGGATTGCATTGGAAATGCGAGAGATAAAAGCGCAGGTGGAGCTCTGATAAATTCGGGTCCTACACCAAGAGGAATTGGGTTGGCCGATGTGGCAGATTCCCTGTCAGCTCTTAAAAAGTGGGTGTTTGAGGAACAGAAATATACAATGGCGGAAGTGCTGGAGGCTATGGATCACAACTTCGAAGGCTACGAAGAAATGAGACAAATCTTATCCGCTAAGACAGACTGTTATGGCAATGATATTGAGGATGTGGATAATATTGCCAGGAAAGTAGTTGAGATTTATGGATTGGAAACAGATAAATACAGAAGTTTGTACGGTGGACGGTTCCATCCCGGCTTTAGCTCTGTTTCTTCTAATGTGCCATATGGTACAGCAGTGTGTGCGCTTCCGGATGGAAGAAAGGATTACACGCCTCTTGCTAACGGGAATTCTCCCTGCAATGGCGCTGATATCTCCGGCCCTACAGCGGTTGCTATTTCGTGCGGAAAATTGAACCATGATTTGATGAGCGGCGGCTCAATACTAAATGTTAAAATTACTCCTTCGTCAGTTGCGGATGAAGACGGTTTGCAGCGATTTGTTGAATATGTAAAAGGTGCGATGGCTGCGGGGGTTTGGCATGTTCAATTTAATATAGTAGATCAGGCTACTTTGAAGGATGCACAAATTCATCCGGAAAACCACCGTGACCTTATTGTTCGTGTCGCCGGATACAGTGCGTTCTTTACGGGACTTAGCAAACAGCTCCAGGAGGATCTGATCAGACGAACTGAGCAGGAGTTACGGTGAAGTACATAAAGCGGGCTAAATAAATAGATAGGAGAAACAAAATGACCAGAAAAAATGCTGTATATATCACTCACGGAGTGAGGACCGCGATTGGTAAAATAGGCAGATCCCTTAAAGACGTAAGCGATACTGACCTTGCCATGATTGTCATTAAAAATCTTCTTGAAGAGAGAGCTAAACTGGATTTTCAAGAAATCGACCAGGTCATTTTCGGCGAGGTGAAACAAAAATCCGATTCAGCCAATGTTGCCAGAGCGGCAGCATTGCTGGCCGGGATTCCGGAGAAGGTTCCTGCTTATACAGTAAACAGGCAATGCGGCTCAGGATTACAGGCAATTATTGATGCATTTGAGATGATTGAAACCGGTGAAGCGGATACGATTGTTGCAGGCGGTGTCGAAAACATGAGCCAATCGGTCTATTATATGAGGAACGCAAAGGAAGGTCTGAAAAACGGTGATTTTTCAATTGAAGATTCGCTTATCGCCGGCGGGCCGGGAGCTGTTCCTATTGAAAAATATGGTGTCTGGCCAATGGGGATGACGGCAGAAAAACTTGCTGAATTATATCACATCACACGTGAACAGCAGGACGTTTTTGCTATGAACAGTCAGCTTAAAATGCATCATGCTATGGAGGAAGGGCGGTTTAAGGAACAGATTGTGCCTGTTCCTGTGATTGATAATGGGCATAAGACACTCTTTAGTACAGATGAACACCCTTTCCTTTCCTCCATGGAAAAACTGGCGGCATTAAAGCCAGCGTTTAAGAAAGAAGGTACTGTGACAGCGGGAAATTCTTCCGGACGTAATGACGGAGCCTCCGCTGTGCTGGTTATGTCTGAAGATAAAGTGAAAGAATTTGGCTATAAACCAATGGCAAAGATAATATCGGTGGGAAGCAGCGGGTGTGATCCGACAATTATGGGACTTGGACCCGTAGAATCCTCCATACTTGCGATGAAGCGCGCCGGACTCACACTGCATGATCTTGACATTATCGAATTAAATGAAGCTTTTGCCGCACAATCGATTGCCGTTATAAAGGAATGGGAAAAACTTGGTATTTCTGAAGAAGCGCTGCTTTCAAAAATCAATCCCAACGGAGGGGCCATTGCCCATGGCCATGCTCTGGGCAATACAGGAGCGGCATTGACTGTCAAGTGTATGTATGAAATGCAGCGAAGAGAGACAGCAAGATATGGAATGATAACCATGTGCTGTGCCGGCGGTGTCGGTGTCGCAGCGATTATCGAAAAATGTTAGGAGAAAACCATGGAAAATGTATTTGTGGGTGGATTTGCCCGTACACCAATCGGTAAACTTGATGGAAACTTAAAAACATTCACTGCGGAAGCGCTCGCTGTCGAAGCGATACGCGCTGTATTGTCAGAAACAGGGCTTTCTTCAGATGAAATCAGCGAGGTAATCGTTGGCAATGCCAAACAGACCAGTACGCACTCCAATCTGGGCAGGTATGTCACTCTGGCTGCGGATCTTCCGGAAAAAACGCCGGCTTATACAGTACAGAGGCAGGACGCTTCTGGAATGCAGGCTATCATGAATGGGTACGCGAAAATAAAGTCGGGAAATGCAAGTATCATTCTTGCCGGCGGAACGGAAAGCATGTCCCAGATCCCTTATGAAATTTTGAACGCACGGTATGAATTCACCCCGGATAAAATTGTAATGCATCCAATTGAGGCAATGATTACCGGCGGTCTGC is part of the [Clostridium] symbiosum genome and encodes:
- a CDS encoding formate C-acetyltransferase/glycerol dehydratase family glycyl radical enzyme, with amino-acid sequence MYYEATDRVKRLRQRFMTYKPNVDIERALIYTRVFKESDTVKDDPRIIALAKAYSIFLNERSIYIEEDQLFAGSFGRKPRAFPIYPETLGDSLIGEYRKLTTREIDRFEYPEEDRLVLEEKLHKWHGTGMYSYVFDDMPMYAKKLFLKDPENTVSGGTNIFSLDVPLNGPAGHITPDYQTVLAIGFQGIKANAEKRLELAEAQHDQEGINFLKAVIICADAITNFAHRYANLARKKAETESDSRRKQELLTIAEACDRVPGLPPRTFQECLQAVWFTFIGIQMEAYERCFGCGRLDQYAYPYLKADLETGRITEEQAQELVDCLWMKFPETNYINTDYHSQIASGFPSQQQIMVGGQTPDGKDASNKLSYMCLQASMNTLLHQPSISFRYFEGTPDSLVEQACRLARKGAGHPSFFNDGRCVSALVYKGISLEDARDYSSVGCAGIQPTRKDKGTHNAGYLNVASALELALHDGYWKKGNKQVSIHTGDASQFKSFQEVLDAFEKQLSYLIKVYSEEIVKVEKAHRDVCPTPFISSFIQDCIGNARDKSAGGALINSGPTPRGIGLADVADSLSALKKWVFEEQKYTMAEVLEAMDHNFEGYEEMRQILSAKTDCYGNDIEDVDNIARKVVEIYGLETDKYRSLYGGRFHPGFSSVSSNVPYGTAVCALPDGRKDYTPLANGNSPCNGADISGPTAVAISCGKLNHDLMSGGSILNVKITPSSVADEDGLQRFVEYVKGAMAAGVWHVQFNIVDQATLKDAQIHPENHRDLIVRVAGYSAFFTGLSKQLQEDLIRRTEQELR
- a CDS encoding thiolase family protein, translating into MTRKNAVYITHGVRTAIGKIGRSLKDVSDTDLAMIVIKNLLEERAKLDFQEIDQVIFGEVKQKSDSANVARAAALLAGIPEKVPAYTVNRQCGSGLQAIIDAFEMIETGEADTIVAGGVENMSQSVYYMRNAKEGLKNGDFSIEDSLIAGGPGAVPIEKYGVWPMGMTAEKLAELYHITREQQDVFAMNSQLKMHHAMEEGRFKEQIVPVPVIDNGHKTLFSTDEHPFLSSMEKLAALKPAFKKEGTVTAGNSSGRNDGASAVLVMSEDKVKEFGYKPMAKIISVGSSGCDPTIMGLGPVESSILAMKRAGLTLHDLDIIELNEAFAAQSIAVIKEWEKLGISEEALLSKINPNGGAIAHGHALGNTGAALTVKCMYEMQRRETARYGMITMCCAGGVGVAAIIEKC
- a CDS encoding LysR family transcriptional regulator encodes the protein MNLNQLYCFKILARYEHLTKAAEELNYSVPALSVIISRLECELGVKLFNRVGRNIKLNERGLLFLQYVDQSLNALDEGIKRLSETQENANEVIRIGTFSHQYWLGFLNTFLATNQNVFISRIKLTLPSLANETNIDQYDFIISPESDFHHANWNSSILIHNESPVVVLSPQIQLHTKQVSLKDLTNEKIIVLSKQESLRKYFDELCKRNNVSFKNIIESDIFFRRELMYGADNYIAFTTDLALSMGFLADLRSVPVETDMPKRKIAIYWRKDRYLTKNMQSLLDSIQEYSRIFEKTHLNNQSSQTENEDNSFD
- a CDS encoding SLC13 family permease, yielding MFTAIAGVIGIPYFTLIVVLITLIIFARDKWPAGLVAMGSAIVLGVFGCVATDKVFSGWSSNLTLMIMGMMIVGNALFKTGAVLLVGKSIMKAKFASNERVVMVIIMIASGLLSAFLSNTAVVATFIPLIGAMVAASNGKLKNKNLLMPLGLATAIGGALTLVGSTAQPMANSILEQQGLPLFGMFDFVPVVLPMFICLIVYFATVGYNMMNKHLDFEDTVAAVDVSTIENVKTTWKTWFSVGILVFCVAGFVAGWGKTGIIALIGAAAAMLTGCVSFKEAVKEAVDWNTIFVMAFAQTIAAAMNDSGAGKMVAETAVNLVGTNLLAQTAACVIVITVLTNIMSNTATAAMMTPIYIAIAAQMGVNPYTFVMAVAVAANLTAATPIGGTAITMTLPAGYRFKDFLRIGTPINIMWAVLAIVLIPIVYSFEFVG
- a CDS encoding glycyl-radical enzyme activating protein — translated: MSISGKIFDIQRYSLHDGPGIRTLIFMKGCPLRCRWCCNPEGLQHQDDILYDLTRCIGCGKCLDVCQFDAVHLSQEEGFTIDRAKCTHCGECAKACPSGAKTVAGREITVQEALDIVRRDKPFYKSSNGGVTLGGGEILEQPEFVYEVLKACKEDGINTAIETSGYGQWAHLERILTVTDTAFVDLKTVNPALHLTTTGVSNTRILENLQKVNDFMGKEENRKKVFTVRIPVIPGMNDTTKDAMEAGCFLKKLQNCTGVEVLPFHNYGEIKYKKLGMNYEFADYPNSTVEMLITYQHVLKESGRDVVVKKM